A window of Halanaerobiales bacterium genomic DNA:
GATTATTGTGTTGAAAATATAAATCAGGAATTTAGTAATGAGTTTGGCTATAAACTAACAGATATAAAAGGAAAACATTTGGATAAAATTTTAGAAGAAAATAAAAAGGGTCAGACCAATGAAAATATTACGAATAAAGTTTTAAAAGGTGAAACAATTGAGACTAAGGGGACAAGGTATGATCTTAATGGAAAGGCAAAAGAATTTTTGATAAAAGGAGTTCCTATTATTATTGAAGGAGAAATTAGTGGTGCTTATGCTATTTATCATGATATAAATGAATTAGAAAAAAGAAAAAAGGAAATAAGTTTTTTATCCTATCATGATAGTGTAACCGGTATTTATAATCGTAACTTTATGGAGAAAAAAATAAAAGAATTAAATAAAAGAGATCAATTACCTATCAGTATTATTTCAGCAGATTTTAATGGTCTGAAATTAATTAATCATGGTTATGGACATAAAAAAGGTGATGAAGTTTTAAAACAAACTGCTGAATTGCTTTCTTCTTCCATTCGGAATAAGGATATTTTAGCTCGCTGGGCTGGTGATGAATTTATTATTTTAGCCCCGAAAACTTCTGAAAAAGAGGCTGAAAAAATAATTGATAAGATAAGGTATAATATAAAGAAAACAATGGAAAATGAAATACCTATCTCTCTGGCCTTAGGTTTTGTTAGTAAAACTGAAACAGAAACAGATATTTATCAATTACTTTATGAAACAGAAAAAATGATGGATAGAGATAAATTAACTAAAAGTAAAAGTGCCAAAAATAAACTGGTGGAAAATATGTTAAGTACTCTTGGGGCTAAAAGTAATGAAACAAAAGAACATGCGACCAGAATGACAAATGAAGCTGCTAAACTTGGTACAGAAATTGGTTTGAAAAATGGTAAATTAAATAATTTATTTTTACTGGCTACTTTACATGACATAGGTAAAATAACTATTTCTGAAGATATTTTAAATAAAAAAGGTTCACTAACTGATGAAGAGTGGGAAATAATAAAAGACCATCCGGAAAGAGGATATAATATAGCTAAGTCAACCACAGAATTTGCTCCTGTTGCTAAATATATTTTAGCTCATCATGAAAGATGGGATGGTAATGGCTATCCCCAGGGTTTAAAGGGG
This region includes:
- a CDS encoding HD domain-containing phosphohydrolase codes for the protein MFTSNQNIENLLDSLPYNALLIDEEGYIFKVNEEWKNWVKKHNVPIKNSGIGLNLFEIYNKNKNKNKELINKAKLNLKEILKGDKQKYSLELPYFNNQFKDSRWLEIKVKSFAEGALILHEDITKRKEIKEELKNKKEKSEALFYNSNSAIAVLDKDYCVENINQEFSNEFGYKLTDIKGKHLDKILEENKKGQTNENITNKVLKGETIETKGTRYDLNGKAKEFLIKGVPIIIEGEISGAYAIYHDINELEKRKKEISFLSYHDSVTGIYNRNFMEKKIKELNKRDQLPISIISADFNGLKLINHGYGHKKGDEVLKQTAELLSSSIRNKDILARWAGDEFIILAPKTSEKEAEKIIDKIRYNIKKTMENEIPISLALGFVSKTETETDIYQLLYETEKMMDRDKLTKSKSAKNKLVENMLSTLGAKSNETKEHATRMTNEAAKLGTEIGLKNGKLNNLFLLATLHDIGKITISEDILNKKGSLTDEEWEIIKDHPERGYNIAKSTTEFAPVAKYILAHHERWDGNGYPQGLKGKEIPLLARIIAIVDSFDVMTHSRAYKEPMSKREAIKELKRCAGGQFDPDLVKKFVKIIE